TCTGCCCGTCATACCGATAAATGGCAATATCTATAATGCATTCATGTCTATAACCTGCACCATTACTTTCTATATCTATAATTGAATACATTTAACCTGATGTTATAATATTTCTTCTGTTGCGGATTTTAATAATTTTTGTCATTAAAAGTCCGAAAATTAGCGTTAAAAAACTAAGCACATAACCCATGCCATACGTCCAAAGAGGCTGCATCATCGCATTTTGACCGTCTTTAACCATGGACACAAAAATGGCAAAAATAATATATAAACTGATAAGGCCCATAGTGCCTCCAAACAATTCATACATCCATTTTTTATTGAGCAGTAAAGGCAATCCCGCTAAAATAACAAAAATTATATCAAATATTCCAAAGTGGTTATGAATGGTATCCATTACGAGATTAACCGAAGCTAATCCGATACAATAAAAAGATGATACATTTTTCATGGTTATTAGATAAGAATTGCACTAATGTTTTTATTATCTCCTTCTTCCTCCCAGACCAAACATTCCCAAAACTGCTTTTGCCCCTTCACGCATCAATGTGGTGGTAAAAGTTCTTCCTGCTTTGCTCTGTAATACCTGTTCAAACATCCCTGGCTCTTCCTTTACCGGCTTTGCTCTTTGTGTAGGAGCCGGATTCTGTGCCGCCTGCTCCATTCTTGCCGTTAATATCTCATAAGCCGATTCTTTATCTATCGCTTCTTCATATTTAGCAACCAAAGCAGAATTTCCTGTTAATTCCGAAACCTCAGCATCATTCAAGACATCCATTCTCGATTCCGGAGAAATCAGGTAAGTCTGAACCAGAGGAGTAGGAATTCCTTTTTCATCCAACGCCGTTACAAAAGCTTCTCCAATTCCAAGATTCTGAATCAGATTAGAAGCATTATAAAATTCTGTTGTAGGATAGTTTTCCACTGCTTTTGAAATCTCTTTTTTATCTTTTGCAGTAAATCCTCTCAAAGCATGTTGAATTTTTAATCCTAACTGAGAAAGAACATTCTCAGGAACATCTCCGGGAATCTGTGTAATAAAATAAATACCTACCCCTTTTGAACGGATTAATTTAACCATTGTTTCAATTTGTGAAAGCAATGCCTTAGAAGCTTCATTAAAAATTAAATGCGCTTCATCAATAAATAAAACTAATTTAGGTTTTCCGCTATCTCCTTCTTCAGGAAATGTCATATAAATTTCCGCAAAGAGAGAAAGCATAAATGTTGAAAACAGCTGTGGTTTATTTTGTATATCGGCAACCCTTAAGATATTTACAACTCCTTTTCCATCCCTTGTCTCAAGTAAATCCTGAACATCAAAGCTCAGCTCACCGAAGAAATCAGTTGCTCCCTGTTGTTCTAAAGCGACTATTGATCTTAGAATAGTTCCCAAAGAAGCAGATGCTATTGATCCGTAATTGGAAGATAATTCTGCTTTACCTTCTGCATTATCAGTCACATATTGCAGGACTTTTTTCAGGTCATTTAGGTCGATTAAAGGAAGTCCTTTATCATCACAATATTTAAAAACAATTGACATAATACTCTGCTGGGTATCATTCAACTGTAAAATCTTGCTCAATAAAACCGGACCGAATTCTGTGACAGTAGCTCTCAATTTCACACCCTTACCACCGGAAATACTCATTAATTCAACAGGAAAGGCTTGTGGATTGTATGGAAGCTGGGTTTTTGCATATCTTTCTTCTATAATGGGATTCATTTCACCTGCTTCTGCAATTCCTGAGAAATCTCCTTTAATATCTAAAACTAAAGATGGAATCCCAGCATGTGATAACTGTTCCGCAAATACCTGAAGAGTTTTGGTTTTTCCTGTTCCGGTGGCTCCCGCAATAAGACCATGCCTGTTGATTGTTTTTAATGGAATGGTTACATTCACTTCGGTAACTACCTCCCCATCAAGCATACCTTTTCCTAATATAATATGATCTCCTTTCGGAGTATATCTAGCACTTAATTCATCAATAAATTGTTTTTTATCTGCCATTTGATTTTTTTTAACTTATAAATATAAAATTTTTTACAAAATATTAAGTCAACAAACTTGTATTCTTGCGAAGTTCTCTGATTAATTATTTCGTATTTCTTTTAAACAGACCCATTTCCTGTACGTAATTATTTTTGTTTTTTAAGCATGACAAAAAACAGTCTACCAATTTAGTATTTTAATAATCTGCCCTTTCTTGTTGAAAATAAATAACTTTCGATTCCTAAAACCGGGCAAAACCATTTAAATTGAAAGAAACTATCATTCAGATTTAACATTTCGTTTACAATTCATCTAATACTTTGTATCTTTAACTGAAATTTAATTTAAAACTAAGCAAATGAAAGTTGAACAAATATATACGGGCTGTCTAGCTCAGGGAGCCTATTATATTGTCTCAGAAAACGAAGCTGCAATTATAGATCCTCTAAGAGAGGTAAAACCATATCTGGACCGTCTTGAGAAAGACCATGTAACTTTAAAATATATTTTTGAAACACATTTCCATGCCGATTTTGTTTCCGGACACCTGGATTTAAGTAAAAAGACTGGTGCTCCTATTATTTACGGACCTACTGCTAAGCCGGAATTTGAAGCAACAATTGCTGAAGATTATCAAATCTTTGAAATTGGAAAAGTAAAAATAAAGGTTCTGCATACTCCGGGCCATACCATGGAAAGCACCACCTATCTTTTAATAGATGAAAATGATGTTGAAACAGCAATTTTCACGGGTGATACTTTATTTTTAGGAGATGTTGGCCGTCCGGATCTCGCTCAAAAAGCAACTAATCTCACGCAGGAGGACCTTGCGGGAATATTATATGAGAGTCTTCATAGCAAGATTATACCTTTAGCAGATACCATCACTGTTTATCCTGCACATGGAGCAGGTTCTGCCTGTGGAAAAAACATGCAGAAAGAAACAGTTGACACCCTTGGGAACCAAAAACGAACCAACTACGCTTTAAACCAACCCGATAAAGAATCTTTTATAAAAGAAGTTTTGGACGGCCTTACTGCCCCACCGAAATATTTCGGAATGAATGTAGCTTTGAATAAAGGGGGTTATGAAAGCATAGATACCGTAATGGATAAAGGTCTTAATCCAATTTCTGTAGAAGATTTTGAGATCATCGCTGAAGACTCCGGAGCACTTATTTTAGATACCAGAAGCGCTGCCGATTTCCATAAAGGCTTTATTCCTAATTCTATTAATATCGGACTGAAAGGAGATTTTGCTCCTTGGGTAGGAACATTGATCGTAGACGTAAAACATCCACTGTTATTGGTTTCAGATAAAGGAACCGAAGAAGAAGTGATTACCCGGTTAAGCAGAGTTGGATTTGATAACGTTTTAGGGTATTTGAATGGAGGTTTTCAATCATGGCAGAATGCCAATAAAGAAACTGATGAGATTAAAAGGATTTCTCCTTCAGAATTTGTAGAAGAATTCAATGATCAGTCTACGGTTATTGATGTCAGAAAACTGACTGAGTATGCAGCTGAACATATTGATAACGCATTTAATAAGCCGTTAGACTCCATCAGCGACTGGATCAGTTCAATTGATGACTCGGAACATTTCTTCCTTCATTGCGCAGGAGGATATAGAAGCATGATTGCCGCAAGCATTCTTAACTCACACGGGATCAGAAATTTCACTGAAATCGAAGGAGGTTTTAACGGAATTAAAAAAACGGAAAAACTACCCACTTCGGATTTTGTCTGCCAGTCGAAAACATTGTAAATTAACGAATGAGAAATAAGGTTTGCGGATTTATTTTTGCTGTATCTGTAACGTTAAGTGCATGTAAAAATTCAAGTGTATCGAAGAATAATGCCCCAGCTGATATTAAACAAATAGTAAACAGTAGTGATGTTACTTTGGTAGACGTTAGAATTCCGGAGCAGTATAAGGAAGGAACAGCAAAAGATGCAATCAACATCCCGCTTGCTGAGATTCAAAATAATATTGAGTCCTTAAAAGGCAAAAAGTAGTGGTTTTTTGCAACAAAGGAATCCAGGCGGACCAGGCAGTAGAGATTTTAAAGAAAAACGGAGTGGAAGCCTATGACGGGACAAGCTGGAAAAATGTAAAGGCAATCCAGAAAGAGGCTGATAGCCCCAAATAATAAAAACACCAAAAATCATGTCAGAAAAATTTAAAGAATTAATTAATTCCGAAAGACCTGTTTTAATTGACTTTTTTGCGACCTGGTGCCAACCGTGTAAGGTTCAGTCGTCAGTACTCACAACAGTTAAAGAAAATGTAGGTGAAGGAGCAAGAATTATTAAAGTAGACGTAGACCAGTATCCGGCTATTGCTTCACAATATGGAGTTCGTGGTGTCCCTACTTTGGCTATATTTAAACACGGAGAACTTTTGTGGAAAGAAAGTGGCGTACATGACGTCAATACTTTAACCCAATTGCTGAAACAATATGAATAAAGCTGTGAAATTTCACAGCTTTTTTATTTCGATAATTACATCTGAATTGAAAATTGATCCCGGTCATTCAAAAACTGGAAATGCTTTCTGAAATCCAAAAGCTCATTCATATTCAATTCTGCAGACACAATATTCTTTTCTTTTTGGGCAATGTCTCTTCCATCAGCAAAAAAACAATGTGAGCTTTCCTGATAGAATAAATTATTTCCATCGGTTCCTATCCTGTTCAATCCAAAAACGTATGATAAATTTTCAATAGCCCTGGCTTTCAGCAAGTGCTCCCAGGCTCCCACTCGCTTCTCCGGCCAATTGGCTACATAAAAGATTGCATCATAATCATCATTATTTCTTGCAAAAACAGGAAAACGAAGATCGTAGCAAACCTGAAGCAAAATGCGGAATCCTTTATATTCAACAATAACCCTTTCTTTTCCTGGGGTATACACCTTATCCTCTCCAGAGAAAGAGAACAAATGTCTTTTATCATAAAAAACAACTGACGAATCAGGCTTTACGAAATACAACCTGTTGTAAAATTTCCCATCTTGTTCTACAGGAGCACTTCCACAAAAAGCGGATCCTTTCTCTTTTGACATCTTGTGTAAGAAACTTAAAGCTTCCTCATTACGGTCTGAAACCTCAGAAGCATCCATACAAAAACCTGTTGAGAACATTTCGGGTAAAAGAAAAATATCAGCATCCTGATTATTTAATTCCTCTTCTATTAAACGAAAGTTACTTTCCTTATCTTTCCAGATAATATCTAAATTTAATCCTTTAATTTTCATAAAAGTCGTTCAAAATCTTGTATAAAAATAGGATTTTTAATCGGTTTCGGTTCTATTTTTGTAGCTGATTATTCTTAATTAATAGAACTAAAGTGTAATATTTATGAAGAAATTGGTTTTTATTTTAGCGGTCTTCTTCTTTGGAACTGCCGTAAATGCCCAGGCATGGACAGGAAAGGGTGATCAGAAAGTGCAATTGGGATTCAGTGCATGGGGATATGGAACAGGAATTACAGGGACTTATGATTACGGGCTCAATAAACTTATATCAGTTGGTGCCGGGCTGAACGGCTACTTTAGCGGATATAAAAATAATGACAATGACAACAAGGTCTTCATCTTTGGAAGGCTTAATTTTCATTTAAAAGAAGCATTACAGCTCCCTGAAAAGCTGGACATT
The sequence above is drawn from the Chryseobacterium daecheongense genome and encodes:
- a CDS encoding DUF853 family protein, which translates into the protein MADKKQFIDELSARYTPKGDHIILGKGMLDGEVVTEVNVTIPLKTINRHGLIAGATGTGKTKTLQVFAEQLSHAGIPSLVLDIKGDFSGIAEAGEMNPIIEERYAKTQLPYNPQAFPVELMSISGGKGVKLRATVTEFGPVLLSKILQLNDTQQSIMSIVFKYCDDKGLPLIDLNDLKKVLQYVTDNAEGKAELSSNYGSIASASLGTILRSIVALEQQGATDFFGELSFDVQDLLETRDGKGVVNILRVADIQNKPQLFSTFMLSLFAEIYMTFPEEGDSGKPKLVLFIDEAHLIFNEASKALLSQIETMVKLIRSKGVGIYFITQIPGDVPENVLSQLGLKIQHALRGFTAKDKKEISKAVENYPTTEFYNASNLIQNLGIGEAFVTALDEKGIPTPLVQTYLISPESRMDVLNDAEVSELTGNSALVAKYEEAIDKESAYEILTARMEQAAQNPAPTQRAKPVKEEPGMFEQVLQSKAGRTFTTTLMREGAKAVLGMFGLGGRRR
- a CDS encoding thioredoxin family protein, encoding MSEKFKELINSERPVLIDFFATWCQPCKVQSSVLTTVKENVGEGARIIKVDVDQYPAIASQYGVRGVPTLAIFKHGELLWKESGVHDVNTLTQLLKQYE
- a CDS encoding MBL fold metallo-hydrolase, producing MKVEQIYTGCLAQGAYYIVSENEAAIIDPLREVKPYLDRLEKDHVTLKYIFETHFHADFVSGHLDLSKKTGAPIIYGPTAKPEFEATIAEDYQIFEIGKVKIKVLHTPGHTMESTTYLLIDENDVETAIFTGDTLFLGDVGRPDLAQKATNLTQEDLAGILYESLHSKIIPLADTITVYPAHGAGSACGKNMQKETVDTLGNQKRTNYALNQPDKESFIKEVLDGLTAPPKYFGMNVALNKGGYESIDTVMDKGLNPISVEDFEIIAEDSGALILDTRSAADFHKGFIPNSINIGLKGDFAPWVGTLIVDVKHPLLLVSDKGTEEEVITRLSRVGFDNVLGYLNGGFQSWQNANKETDEIKRISPSEFVEEFNDQSTVIDVRKLTEYAAEHIDNAFNKPLDSISDWISSIDDSEHFFLHCAGGYRSMIAASILNSHGIRNFTEIEGGFNGIKKTEKLPTSDFVCQSKTL
- a CDS encoding nitrilase family protein, producing MKIKGLNLDIIWKDKESNFRLIEEELNNQDADIFLLPEMFSTGFCMDASEVSDRNEEALSFLHKMSKEKGSAFCGSAPVEQDGKFYNRLYFVKPDSSVVFYDKRHLFSFSGEDKVYTPGKERVIVEYKGFRILLQVCYDLRFPVFARNNDDYDAIFYVANWPEKRVGAWEHLLKARAIENLSYVFGLNRIGTDGNNLFYQESSHCFFADGRDIAQKEKNIVSAELNMNELLDFRKHFQFLNDRDQFSIQM
- a CDS encoding rhodanese-like domain-containing protein — its product is MRNKVCGFIFAVSVTLSACKNSSVSKNNAPADIKQIVNSSDVTLVDVRIPEQYKEGTAKDAINIPLAEIQNNIESLKGKK